The DNA sequence GTCTGGGAAGAATGTCCGGGGAATCCACTCATGTGAATGGATCTTGATGGATCAACGTGGACAACTCGGCCGATCAGAGATAAGATGGGAAACTGAAACGCTTTCCATCCAGACTGACCATACCCTGCTTGGCGTCATTGGACGCACTGCTGACCCCGCCCTGGAGTAGATAATGCTGAATATTTTCGACGGAGCTGCTAATCGATTCTGTAATCGTGTCTCACGCCGTAATTTCATCAAGGTCGGCGCGCTGGGATTTGGCGGATTGACGCTCCCACAACTTCTGCGGGCAGAACAACAGTCGGGCACTGGGAAGTCACACAAGTCGATCATCATGATCTACCTCCCTGGTGGACCGCCGCATCAGGACATGTACGATCTCAAGATGGATGCACCTTCCGAAATTCGAGGCGAGTTCAACCCGATCTCCACGAATGTACCTGATATCAAAATTTGCGAGCATCTGCCCCGCCTCGCCAGTCTTGCTGATAAAAGTATCTTCGTGAATTCGCTCGTCGGTTCTATCGGTCAGCATGCGTCATTTCAATGTATGACCGGACACAGCGATCGGAATCAACCTGCAGGGGGCTGGCCGGAAATTGGTTCTGCTCTCTCGCGTCTCAAAGGTGATCCGCGGGCAACGGCCCCCGCGTATGTGAACCTCTCGCCGAAGATGCAGCACACACCCTACAACTTTGGAAAAAATAGTTTTCTGGGCACCTCGCATACTCCATTCAATCCGAACGGGGAAATGAAGGGGGATATGACCCTCAACGGAATTACTCTGGACCGTCTGCAGGATCGAAAGCAACTCTTAACGAGTTTCGATCAGTTCCGCCGCGATGCGGATAACAGCGGCTCCATGGAAGGCCTGGACGCTTTTAACGAACAGGCATTCGGCGTCCTCTCCTCCGGACGACTCGTCGAAGCACTCGATGTCTCCAAAGAAGATCCCGCGGTTCGGGAACGCTACGGCAAAGGAACTTCGCGCAAGCAGGGTGACGCCGCCCCTCGTCTGAACGAACAGTTCCTGCTGGCCCGTCGACTCGTTGAAGCGGGGGCCCGCATGGTGACGTTGAGTTACAGCTTCTGGGACTGGCACGGCAGCAACTTCAAACGGGCCAAAGAGAACTTCCCCGATTTCGATCAGGCCATCACCGCCCTGATTGAAGACCTGCACCAGCGGGGACTCGCCGAAGACACGACCGTCATCGCCTGGGGCGAGTTCGGCCGGACTCCCAAGATCAACAACAACAGCGGCCGGGATCACTGGCCCCGCGTCTGTAATGCACTGCTCGCCTGTGGTGGAATGAAGACCGGCCAGGTAATCGGTACCACTGATCGTCTCGGCGGTGAAGCGGATGACCGTCCTGTCCACTTCCAGGAAGTCTTTGCGACCCTCTACCACAATATGGGAATCGACATCGAGCGGGTCACCCTGCCCGATCACGCCGGTCGCCCCCAGTACCTGGTCGACAGCGGCTATC is a window from the Gimesia benthica genome containing:
- a CDS encoding DUF1501 domain-containing protein; translated protein: MLNIFDGAANRFCNRVSRRNFIKVGALGFGGLTLPQLLRAEQQSGTGKSHKSIIMIYLPGGPPHQDMYDLKMDAPSEIRGEFNPISTNVPDIKICEHLPRLASLADKSIFVNSLVGSIGQHASFQCMTGHSDRNQPAGGWPEIGSALSRLKGDPRATAPAYVNLSPKMQHTPYNFGKNSFLGTSHTPFNPNGEMKGDMTLNGITLDRLQDRKQLLTSFDQFRRDADNSGSMEGLDAFNEQAFGVLSSGRLVEALDVSKEDPAVRERYGKGTSRKQGDAAPRLNEQFLLARRLVEAGARMVTLSYSFWDWHGSNFKRAKENFPDFDQAITALIEDLHQRGLAEDTTVIAWGEFGRTPKINNNSGRDHWPRVCNALLACGGMKTGQVIGTTDRLGGEADDRPVHFQEVFATLYHNMGIDIERVTLPDHAGRPQYLVDSGYLPMPEIV